One region of Priestia megaterium genomic DNA includes:
- a CDS encoding phosphotriesterase family protein, translated as MTFINSVTGQVDASELGLTLIHEHMRVRSESVHAQFPQLYDEKQEIAKAVEQVNRAKKLGVKTICDPTVMEQGRDIRFIERIARETDTQIIAATGIYTYNYIPTHFQTRSIDYMADLFVRDIEVGIQNTSIKAGFLKCATDAPGVTADVEKVMRAVARAHKKTGVPIMTHSHPASGTGLKQLDILLDEGANPNQILIGHTGDTDNLEYISNILSQGAFIGMDRYGLTRECSTENRNNTVIQLAKQGYSNRMFLSQDYCCTMDWFPEGVIEERFPKWSMSFVLEEVVPELKRKGLTEQQIQHMLFDNARCWFEGK; from the coding sequence ATGACATTTATCAATTCTGTAACAGGCCAAGTCGATGCGTCAGAACTAGGGCTAACACTAATCCATGAGCATATGCGCGTTCGTTCTGAATCTGTTCACGCACAGTTTCCTCAGTTATATGATGAGAAACAAGAAATCGCTAAAGCAGTCGAACAAGTAAATCGTGCAAAGAAGCTTGGAGTTAAAACAATCTGTGATCCTACGGTGATGGAACAAGGACGCGATATTCGTTTTATTGAGCGAATTGCCCGTGAAACAGACACTCAAATCATCGCAGCCACAGGAATTTATACGTATAACTACATTCCTACCCACTTTCAAACTCGTAGCATTGACTATATGGCAGACCTGTTTGTTCGAGACATTGAAGTCGGCATTCAAAACACATCGATTAAAGCAGGCTTTTTAAAATGCGCTACGGATGCACCTGGCGTAACGGCTGATGTAGAAAAAGTAATGCGCGCTGTCGCACGAGCTCATAAAAAAACGGGCGTGCCAATTATGACTCATTCACATCCTGCAAGCGGCACAGGCTTAAAGCAGCTGGACATCTTACTCGATGAAGGCGCTAATCCAAATCAAATTCTGATTGGACATACGGGAGATACGGATAACCTTGAGTATATTTCAAACATATTAAGTCAAGGTGCCTTTATCGGTATGGACCGCTACGGCTTGACTAGAGAATGTTCAACTGAAAACAGAAATAATACGGTCATCCAGTTAGCTAAACAAGGCTATTCAAACCGCATGTTTCTCTCACAAGACTACTGCTGTACAATGGACTGGTTTCCAGAAGGCGTGATTGAAGAACGTTTTCCAAAATGGTCGATGAGCTTTGTATTAGAAGAAGTCGTGCCTGAGTTAAAAAGAAAAGGCTTAACGGAACAGCAGATTCAGCATATGCTTTTTGATAACGCCCGCTGCTGGTTTGAAGGAAAATAA